From Amycolatopsis sp. WQ 127309:
CTGGGCGACGTCGCGGACGTCGACGTTCTCCGCTTTCTGCTCGCTCTGGCGCTGGACCAGCCCGTCGGTGAGCATGGAGCGGCAGAAGGGGCAGCCGGTCACGATCGTCTCGGCGTCCGTGGCGATGGCCTCGTCGACGCGCTCCAGGTTGATGCGCTTGCCGATCTGCTCTTCCATCCACATCCGCGCGCCGCCCGCGCCGCAGCAGAGGGCACGGTCGGCGTGGCGGGGCATCTCCTCGAGCTTGGCCCCCGTCGCGCCGACCAGCTCGCGCGGCGGTGTGTAGACCTTGTTGTGCCGCCCGAGGTAACACGGGTCGTGGTAGGTCACCTTGGGGCCGTCCTCAGCGGCCTTGACCGGCGTCAGCTGGCCGCCGCGCACCAGGCGGTTGAGCAGCTGCGTGTGGTGGACGACCTCGTAGTGCCCGTCCAGGTCCGGGTACTCGCGGCTGAGCGTGTTGAGGCAGTGCGGGCACGTCGTGACGATCTTGCGCAGCCGCGGCTCCCGGCCCTCGAACACGGCGTTGAGCGTCTCCGCCGTCTGCTGGGCCATCATCTGGAACAGGAACTCGTTGCCCGCGCGCCGCGCCGGGTCGCCGGTGCAGGACTCCTCCTTGCCCAGCACGGTGTACTTCACGCCGGCGATGTGCAGCAGCTCCGCCGTGGCGCGGACGGTCTTGCGGGCGTTGTCGTCGAACGCGCCCGCGCAGCCGACCCAGTAGACGTACTCGACGTCGTCGGCCAGCTCGCCGTCGAACACCGGGACGTCGAACGGGAGGTCCTTCGTCCAGGCCAGCCGCTCGGAGTTGTTCTGGCCCCAGGGGTTGCCCTTGGTCTCCAGGTTCTTGAAGAGGCCGCCGAGCTCGGTCGGGAACGCCGACTCGATCATCACCTGGTAGCGGCGCATGTCGACGATGTGGTCGACGTGCTCGATGTCCACCGGGCACTGCTCGACGCACGCGCCGCAGGTGGTGCAGGACCAGAGGACGTCCGGGTCGATGACGCCGTTGTCGGCTTCGGTCCCGACGAGCGGGCGCGCGTCCGCGTGCTCCTCGCCGCTGAGGATGTAGGGCGCCTCCTCGAACATGTTGTCGCGCAGGCCCATGATGAGCAGCTTGGGGGACAACGGCTTCCCGGTGTTCCACGCCGGGCACTGCGACTGGCAGCGGCCGCACTCGGTGCACGTCGAGAAGTCCAGCAGGCCCTTCCACGTGAAGTCGCCGATCTTGCCGCGGCCGAACGTGTCGTCCTCGCCCGGGTCCTCGAAGTCGATCGGCTTGCCGGCGGACTCCATCGGCAGCAGCGGGCCGAGCGCGTCCGGGAGCCGCTTGGCCGAGACGTTGATCGGCGCCACGAAGATGTGCAGGTGCTTGGAGTAGAGCACGATCGACAGGAACACCAGCATGACGCCGATGTGCAGCATCAGCCCGACCGTCTCGAGCACCTCGGTCGTCGCGTGCCCGAGCGGCTCGAGGAGGTTCCCGACGCCGAGCGAGACGTACGCGCCGTTGTCGTACGGGAAGTTGCCGGACGCCGAAGACGCGCCGCGGAAGAAGAACATCGTCCAGACGACGTTGAAGATCATGAAGAGGATCAGCCAGGCACCGCCGGTGTGCGAGCCGTAGAAGCGCGACGCCCGGTCCTTGCGCGCGGGGGCGTTCCGGATCCGGATCACCGTGAACGCGCCCAGCGAGACGGCCACCATCACGGCGATGAAGTCCTGCAGGAAGCCGAGCACCGCCCAGTGGCCGATCCACGGGATGGCGAACCGCTCGTCGAACAGCGCGCCGTACGCCTCGAGGTACACCGAAGCGAGGATCACGAAGCCCCAGAACGTGAACAGGTGCGCCAGGCCGGGCACGGACCACTTCAGGAGCTTGCGCTGGCCGAACACCTCGCGCACCTGCGCGAAGACGCGGGCCCCCAGGTCGTCGGAGCGTTTGGTGTCGGGCTGGCCCGCCTTGATCAGGTGGTACAGGAAGACCACCCGCTTGCCGGCGACGGCGAGACCGACGACGGTCATGAGCAGACCGAGGATGAGGCGAACGAGCACAAGTCCTCCGTGACGTGCGTGGCGGGAAGGCGCTGGGGGAACCGGCTCAGTGCGAGCCGGTGTAGTAGCGGCACGCTTTGCACGCGTACCGCATCTTCGCGACCCGCCAGTGTTTCCGGTACAGATCGAGGTCGGGCGACCGGCGGACGCCGAGGCGCTGGTAGCGCCCGGGACGGCGGCGGCCGGTTTCGTACTGCTCCGTCGCGCGGCCGAGGTGGGCGCGCCGCAGCACGCACCCCCGCGTCCGGCAGCGGCCGAGTGCGCTGCGGCAGAACCGGTGCAGCAGCACCAGGTCCGGGGTGGGCCCGTCGCCGGCGATCTGTTCGACGACGCCGTAGCCGGGGTGGTCGCCCGGCCCGGCGAGCCGGACCGGGAGGCCGCAGTACGCGCATTTGAGGGTGCAGGTGAGACAGCCGGTGATGTGCCTGAGCCGCGGATCGCGCCGGTCTTCGGAGACCGGTTGTCGGACGCGCGACGCCATGGGGCCTCCTCCGGCGACTGTGAACGGCTGTGATCGGCACCACTTCGTTCTACTGGAGAGTAATGACGGGGTCACTTCACGCGACAGGACCGAACGGCCCACTTGCGTTGCGCCCTTCGGCGCAATATCGGAGGCAAGGTAGCCCTAACTGTCCGCTGGCCGAACGCCGCTGCGCCGGAAATCGTACGTTCGGCCCTGCTGCACCCAGGGTGTTCCCCGCCACAATTCCGGGCATGACCTATCACCCGGTCCCCTACCGGCCCGCCCGCCTGCCCGCCGCCGAAGCCACGTCGAACGTCGCCGAACTCCGGCAGCGCATGGAGCAGCGCCGCTCGGTCCGGATGTTCTCCCCCGACCCGGTCCCCGAGGACGCCGTGCTCGACGCGATCGCCGTGGCCTCCACCGCCCCCAGCGGCGCGCACCAGCAGCCGTGGACGTTCGTCCTGGTGTCGGACCCTTCGGTGCGCCGGCGGATCCGCGAGGCGGCGGAAGCCGAAGAGAAGATCTCCTACGACGGCCGGCTCGGCGAGGCGTGGCTGGACGCGTTGCGGCCGCTGGGCACGGACGCGGTGAAGCCGCACCTGACCGACGCGCCGTACCTGATCGTCGTGTTCCAGCAGCGCTTCGCCGTCGACGAGGACGGCGGCACCCACAAGCACTACTACGTCGACGAGTCGGTGGGCATCGCGGTCGGCATGCTGCTGACGGCGTTGCAGGTGGCCGGGCTGGCCGCGCTCACGCACACGCCGTCCCCGATGCGCTTCCTGGGCGACCTGCTGGGCCGCCCCCGCAACGAACGGGCGTTCGCGGTGATCCCGGTCGGCTACCCGGCGGACGACTGCGTGGTCCCGGACCTGCGGCGCAAGTCCCTGGACGAGGTGCTGGTGCGGATCTAAGGACGCAGGCCGTCCGGCAGGTCCGCGAACGCCGGGCCCGACGCGTAGTCCACGCCCCGCTCCCGCCACCACGCCGCCTGCTCGCGCGTCTCCACCCCCGCCACCGTCACCTTCGCGCCCGTCAGGTGGGCCACCTCGATCAGGGAAGCCAGCGACCGCTCCACCAGCGGGTGACTGCGGCGCGCCACCAGCGACGGTGCGACGCGGACCGTGCGGATCGGGAGGTCCGCCAGGATCGTGACGTCGCCCGCCGCGCCGAAGGCGTGGATCTCGGCCGGGATGCCGATCTCCGCGAGCACCTTCAGGTTGTCGACCGCGTCGCCCGTCTCGGCGAGCAAGCTCGACGCCGGGAAGCCGGGGCGGAGGCGCTCCGCCGGCATGCCCGTGTCGGCCAGCACGCCGCGGACCTCGCCGACCAGGTCGGGGTCCGCGGCCTGGTGCGGGCCGAGCTCGACGACCAGCGGCACCTCGATGCCCGCCGCCGTCAAATGCTCGGCCGCCGTGCGCAGGAGCCACGTGCCCAGCGGCAGCGCCAGCCCGGTCTCGCCGGCCAGTCGCACGCACGTCTCGTGCGACAGCTCACCCTCGACCGGGTGGGTCCAGCGCAGCCGCGCCTCGATCGCGGCCGGCTCGTCCTCGTCGGCCAGCTTCACCAGCGCGCGGTAGGCGATCTCGACGTCGCCGTTCTCCCAGGCGCCCGCCATCGACGCCGCGAGGCCGAACTCGTGGCGGTCACGGTGATCCAGCTCGCGGTCGAACAGGCCCCACTGGTTGCCCGCGCGCTGGGCGCGGCGCAGCGTCAGGTCCGACGCGCGGAGCAGCTCGGCCGGCGCGATGTCGCGCGGCGGCCGGTGCACGACGCCGATGCTGGCCGAGAGGGCGACGCCGTGGCGGCCGTCGACGTAGTCGGGTTCGGCGAGCTCGCGGTTGATCCGGCGGACCGTGGTCCCGACGTCCGGGGTGTCCTCGCCGTTGCGCACCACCACGCCGAACTCGTCGCCGCCGATCCGCGCGATGAGCGCGTCCTCGCCCTCGAACACCACTTTCAGCTTCGCCGCGACGCCGCGCAGGAGCTTGTCGCCGAGGTCCTGGCCGAGCCCGCCGGTGATCAGCGAGAAGCCGTCGAGGTCGAGGTGGAACAGCGTCACGCCGCGGGCCTGGTCGGCCTCGCGCAGCGCGTTCTCCAGGCGGGTGCCGAAGAACTGCCGGTTCGGCAGCCCGGTGAGGACGTCGTGCAGGGCCTGGTGGCTGAGCCGCCGTTGCAGCAGCGCCACTTCGGTGTCGTCGTCGACGAGGGTGAGCAGCTGCTGGGCGTCGCCGACGGCGTCGCGGACCACCGCCGCCACGAACGTGGCCCACATCGGCTCGCCGTCCCGCCCGACCAGCCGGCGACCGGCCCGCAGCCGGTGCAGCCGGCCGGACAGCAGGTCCGCGTAGCCCTCGCGCAGCACCTCGACGTCGTCGGGGTGGACGAACTCGAACAGGGTCCGCCCGGCGAGCTCGGCCGGCGTGCGGCCGAGCGTCTTGGCGAGCGCCGGGTTGACGCGCAGCACCCGGCCGTCCAGGTCGCTGACCGCGACGCCGCTGGCCGAGCCGGCGAAGACCTCCTCGAACTGCGCGCGCGTGACGACCTGCTTGCGCCGGGTCTCCTGCTCCACCTTCAGCAACGCGCGGCTCAGGCCTTCCTGCCGCTTCTGGATGTCCTCGCGCAGCGCCTCGCTGTAGCCGGAGCTCAGCGCGCCGAGCACCAGCACGACCCGCTCCGGCAGCTTGCCGAGACCGTGCAGCTCCGGCTCGCGCAGCAGGCCCTTGCCGAGCACCTCCATGCTGCGGCGCAGGCTTTCCGGGCCGACGCAGCGCAGCTCGACCAGCCGCCCGCCCGCCGCCGCGGCTTCGCCGGCACCCGGCGGGTCGCTCGCGACCGCCTCGAAGAGCCAGCCGGTGAGGATCGACAGCTCCTGCTCGATCTCGTCGGGCGTGTACGGCAGGTACGCCGTGGTGCTGACCAGGTAGCCCCACTTGCGCGCGAGGGTGCGGAGCCGGCCGGCCGCTCGTTCGGCGGACGGCTTCGCGCGCGGGGCGCCACCGTGGGGATGGGGAGCAGTCACTTCAGCCTGTCCAGGGGTCTAGTGCGCACTCCGGCTCGGGGAACCGACATATCTTGGCGCGAAAAGGCGTCACGCGCACTGATCAGTGTTCATCCAATCGAGTGATAACCCTGTGCGGTTACGCCGATCCGGTCACGCAGCCACGACCGGGTGGCGTCCCGGTACAGTCCGGCGTTCTGGTGCAGGGCAACGGAATGCCCCGCGCCCGGGAGCACGAACATCGACAGTTTCGACGGATCCCGGTAGTACGGCGCCTCCTGGGGCCGCAGTGTCGCCGCGCTCGAACAGTCGCGAAGCGCGAGCAGCCCGCAGAAAAGCGCGTCCTTTTCGCCGACCACCTGGAAAACCGGCACGGTGATGCCCCACGTGGCGGGCAGCACGATGCCGAACAACGCCACCGTGCCCATCCCCGGCACCGAGACCTGGTCCTTCGTGGCTTCGTCGGCCGCGATCACGCCCGGGTCGGCGTCGCCGGCCGCGTAGAACAGCCCGGCCCGCGCGCCCGGCCGCGTCGTGAAGTACAGCGGGTCGCTGCCCAGGTGCGCCAGCTGACCGTCGAGCAGCGCCGGCTGCAGCCCGAGCGCGGCGCCCAGCGCCAGCACCGGCAGCGCGGGCAGGTGCGTGATGCCGGTCAGGACCACGCCGTCGACGTCGTGGTAGGTCCCCGCCTCCACGGCGACGACCCCGGACCCGACCGAGTGCCCGACGATGACGACCTTCGCGAACGCGGCGCCGCCGACGTGCCCGGCGCGCAGGTGGCCGACCACCTCGTGCAGCGCCTCGGCCTCGGCCTGTACCGTCAGCGGCAGGCTGAGCGGACGGCTGCTGCCGCCGGCGCCGAGCTGGTCCGCGGCGAACGTCGCGTAACCGTGCGAGGCCATGTCGCGCTGGTAGGAGTAGCGCTCCGGCTGGTAGGGCAGGTCCCAGTACGCGCTGTTGTACGTGCCGCCGTGCACGAGCAGCTGGACGGCGTCCGGCACGGCGCCGGCGGGCAGGCACAACCGGCCGTGCACCGACGCGGGCGCGCCCGGCACGAGCGGCGGCAGCCCGGGCCCGGTGACCGGCAGATCCGCGTCGGCGCAGGAGATCGCGGCCGCTTCGGCGGGTACCGCGGCGGTTAGGGACCCGAGCAGGACGACGCCGGCGACCAACGCCGACGTCAGCTTGACCGGCAGTCTCACGCCGTTCTTCCCTCCGGACGGGTGACGAGCTGAGGACCCCGGCACACTACACCTGGTAGCCGATCGGGCACCGTCAGGTCCGCCGGGGCACGACCGTCATCGGCAGCCGGTTGGGCTGCATCGTGGCCTTGAGCTGCGCGTGGACCTTCTTGCCCGGCACCGGGACCAGCCGCCAGCGGGCGCCGATGGTCGCGGCGACGATGCCGATCTCGGTCGGCGCGAACACGTGCCCGGGGCACAGCCGCGCGCCGGCGCCGAACGGGATGTACGCGCCCTTCGGCAGTTCCGCAGTCTCTCCGGGCGTCCACCGATCGGGGTCGAACCGGCCGGGATCGGGGAACCAGCGCGGATCCCGGTGCAGCGTGTGCTGGCTGACCGCGACCTCGCTGCCCGCACGGACGACGACACCGCCGAGGTCGACGTCTTCGCGGGCCCGGCGCATGAGGATCAGCGGCGGGGTGCGGCGGACGATCTCGTTGACGATCTGGTGCGTGTAGACCAGTTCCGGCAGGTCGTCGAAGCGCGCGGGACGGCCGCCGAGGACCTCGTCGACCTCCGCGTGGAACCGGCGCTCGACGTCCGGGTGCTGCCCGAGCTCGTGGAAGAACCAGGCCAGCGCCACGGCGGTCGTCTCGGCGCCGGTGGTGAGGATCGTGATGACCTCGTCGTGCACCTGCCGGTCGGACATGGCCTCGCCGGTGTCCTCGTCCCGCGCCGCCAGCAGCATCGACAGCAGGTCGCCGTGGTCGGCACCCTCCTTCCGCGCGGCGACGACGGTCGCGCCGATCACCGCGCGCAGCCGGGCCGCGGCGGCGTCGAACCGGCGGTTGGCCGGGATCGGCAGCCGCTCCACGAACTTCGGCGAGAACGCCCGGACCAGCACGTACTTCAGCATGACCGGGATCGAGCGGCGGATCTCGGCGAGCACGTCGTCGCCGAGGGCCGTCGAGAACAGCGTCTGCCCGGCGATGGTCAGCACCAGGTCCTGCATCCGCTGGTCGAACTCGACGACTTCGCCCGGCCGCCAGGACCCGGCCAGGTCGCCGGCCAGCGCGGTCATCGTGTTCTCGGCGTAGCCCGCGATCCGCGTCCGGCCGAAGGCGGGCATGACCATCCGGCGCTGCCGGCGGTTGTGCTCGCCGTTCGACGTGGCCAGGCCGTCGCCGAAGAGCGGGCGCATCTTGTCGAAGACCAGGCCCTTGTCGAACTTGTCGGCGTCGGTGGCCAGCACCTGCCAGGCCAGTTCGGGCGTGGTGACGACGTGCACGGGCAGCGGCCCGAGCCGCAGTTCGACGACGTCCCCGTACGCGGGCAGGGAAGTGAGGAGCTTCAACGGGTCGCGGAGCAGCGGCACGGTGTGCCCGAGCACCGGCCAGCGACCGGGGACGGCGCGCGGGTCGTTCGTCACCGGGCACACCCTAGGACCGGCGGGCGGAACACCGGCAGTGCCGCCACACGAACGGCTGAGCGGGTCTACACTCCGCCGTCAACTGAGTGCCGTCAACCGAGTGCCGTCATTGAAATGCCGGCAAACCGAATGCCGCCAACGGATCCGCGAGGGGTGGAGGTCAGGGTGACCGGGGAACTGGGCTGGGTACCGTCGGAGGTCGACACCACGGTGCCGAACCCCGCGCGGGTGTACGACTTCTGGCTCGACGGCGACCACAACTTCGCCGCCGACCGCGCGCTCGGGGAGCAGATCCTCGAGATCATGCCCGGCATCCGCGACGCGGCGCGTCTCAACCGCGCGTTCCTGCGGCGCGCGGCGAAGTTCATGGTCGACGCCGGGATCCGGCAGTTCCTCGACGTCGGCGCGGGCATCCCGACCGTGGGGAACCTGCACGAGATCGTCCAGCAGGCCGACCCGTCGTGCCGCGTGGTCTACGTCGACCGGGAGTCGGTCGCGGTGGCCCACAGCGAGCTGCTGCTGCAGGACAACGACCGCTGCGCGGTGCTCCAGGCGGACCTGCGCGACGTCGACGACATCTTCGCGGGCGCGGGCGGGCTGCTCGACCCGGACCAGCCGACCGGCCTGTTCATGTTGCTGCTGCTGCACTTCGTGCCCGACGAGTGGGACCCGGTGAGCATCCTCGCCCGCTACCGCGAACGGCTGGCGCCCGGCAGCTTCCTGGCC
This genomic window contains:
- a CDS encoding nitroreductase family protein, whose translation is MTYHPVPYRPARLPAAEATSNVAELRQRMEQRRSVRMFSPDPVPEDAVLDAIAVASTAPSGAHQQPWTFVLVSDPSVRRRIREAAEAEEKISYDGRLGEAWLDALRPLGTDAVKPHLTDAPYLIVVFQQRFAVDEDGGTHKHYYVDESVGIAVGMLLTALQVAGLAALTHTPSPMRFLGDLLGRPRNERAFAVIPVGYPADDCVVPDLRRKSLDEVLVRI
- a CDS encoding (Fe-S)-binding protein; translation: MLVRLILGLLMTVVGLAVAGKRVVFLYHLIKAGQPDTKRSDDLGARVFAQVREVFGQRKLLKWSVPGLAHLFTFWGFVILASVYLEAYGALFDERFAIPWIGHWAVLGFLQDFIAVMVAVSLGAFTVIRIRNAPARKDRASRFYGSHTGGAWLILFMIFNVVWTMFFFRGASSASGNFPYDNGAYVSLGVGNLLEPLGHATTEVLETVGLMLHIGVMLVFLSIVLYSKHLHIFVAPINVSAKRLPDALGPLLPMESAGKPIDFEDPGEDDTFGRGKIGDFTWKGLLDFSTCTECGRCQSQCPAWNTGKPLSPKLLIMGLRDNMFEEAPYILSGEEHADARPLVGTEADNGVIDPDVLWSCTTCGACVEQCPVDIEHVDHIVDMRRYQVMIESAFPTELGGLFKNLETKGNPWGQNNSERLAWTKDLPFDVPVFDGELADDVEYVYWVGCAGAFDDNARKTVRATAELLHIAGVKYTVLGKEESCTGDPARRAGNEFLFQMMAQQTAETLNAVFEGREPRLRKIVTTCPHCLNTLSREYPDLDGHYEVVHHTQLLNRLVRGGQLTPVKAAEDGPKVTYHDPCYLGRHNKVYTPPRELVGATGAKLEEMPRHADRALCCGAGGARMWMEEQIGKRINLERVDEAIATDAETIVTGCPFCRSMLTDGLVQRQSEQKAENVDVRDVAQLLLERVKAPEAAPKP
- a CDS encoding SAM-dependent methyltransferase translates to MTGELGWVPSEVDTTVPNPARVYDFWLDGDHNFAADRALGEQILEIMPGIRDAARLNRAFLRRAAKFMVDAGIRQFLDVGAGIPTVGNLHEIVQQADPSCRVVYVDRESVAVAHSELLLQDNDRCAVLQADLRDVDDIFAGAGGLLDPDQPTGLFMLLLLHFVPDEWDPVSILARYRERLAPGSFLALTHVAADTESTGLDEAVQVYTTRQNQQNQPFPRTHDQVLRFFDGFDLVEPGLVGCAMWHPEGAGDMSDDPAINVLPYAGVGRKPDSL
- a CDS encoding cytochrome P450 is translated as MTNDPRAVPGRWPVLGHTVPLLRDPLKLLTSLPAYGDVVELRLGPLPVHVVTTPELAWQVLATDADKFDKGLVFDKMRPLFGDGLATSNGEHNRRQRRMVMPAFGRTRIAGYAENTMTALAGDLAGSWRPGEVVEFDQRMQDLVLTIAGQTLFSTALGDDVLAEIRRSIPVMLKYVLVRAFSPKFVERLPIPANRRFDAAAARLRAVIGATVVAARKEGADHGDLLSMLLAARDEDTGEAMSDRQVHDEVITILTTGAETTAVALAWFFHELGQHPDVERRFHAEVDEVLGGRPARFDDLPELVYTHQIVNEIVRRTPPLILMRRAREDVDLGGVVVRAGSEVAVSQHTLHRDPRWFPDPGRFDPDRWTPGETAELPKGAYIPFGAGARLCPGHVFAPTEIGIVAATIGARWRLVPVPGKKVHAQLKATMQPNRLPMTVVPRRT
- a CDS encoding alpha/beta fold hydrolase produces the protein MRLPVKLTSALVAGVVLLGSLTAAVPAEAAAISCADADLPVTGPGLPPLVPGAPASVHGRLCLPAGAVPDAVQLLVHGGTYNSAYWDLPYQPERYSYQRDMASHGYATFAADQLGAGGSSRPLSLPLTVQAEAEALHEVVGHLRAGHVGGAAFAKVVIVGHSVGSGVVAVEAGTYHDVDGVVLTGITHLPALPVLALGAALGLQPALLDGQLAHLGSDPLYFTTRPGARAGLFYAAGDADPGVIAADEATKDQVSVPGMGTVALFGIVLPATWGITVPVFQVVGEKDALFCGLLALRDCSSAATLRPQEAPYYRDPSKLSMFVLPGAGHSVALHQNAGLYRDATRSWLRDRIGVTAQGYHSIG
- a CDS encoding bifunctional diguanylate cyclase/phosphodiesterase codes for the protein MTAPHPHGGAPRAKPSAERAAGRLRTLARKWGYLVSTTAYLPYTPDEIEQELSILTGWLFEAVASDPPGAGEAAAAGGRLVELRCVGPESLRRSMEVLGKGLLREPELHGLGKLPERVVLVLGALSSGYSEALREDIQKRQEGLSRALLKVEQETRRKQVVTRAQFEEVFAGSASGVAVSDLDGRVLRVNPALAKTLGRTPAELAGRTLFEFVHPDDVEVLREGYADLLSGRLHRLRAGRRLVGRDGEPMWATFVAAVVRDAVGDAQQLLTLVDDDTEVALLQRRLSHQALHDVLTGLPNRQFFGTRLENALREADQARGVTLFHLDLDGFSLITGGLGQDLGDKLLRGVAAKLKVVFEGEDALIARIGGDEFGVVVRNGEDTPDVGTTVRRINRELAEPDYVDGRHGVALSASIGVVHRPPRDIAPAELLRASDLTLRRAQRAGNQWGLFDRELDHRDRHEFGLAASMAGAWENGDVEIAYRALVKLADEDEPAAIEARLRWTHPVEGELSHETCVRLAGETGLALPLGTWLLRTAAEHLTAAGIEVPLVVELGPHQAADPDLVGEVRGVLADTGMPAERLRPGFPASSLLAETGDAVDNLKVLAEIGIPAEIHAFGAAGDVTILADLPIRTVRVAPSLVARRSHPLVERSLASLIEVAHLTGAKVTVAGVETREQAAWWRERGVDYASGPAFADLPDGLRP